The following are encoded together in the Lathyrus oleraceus cultivar Zhongwan6 chromosome 3, CAAS_Psat_ZW6_1.0, whole genome shotgun sequence genome:
- the LOC127130977 gene encoding uncharacterized protein LOC127130977: MTNPREHNNVNIVVTRSGNSIEEPEENNAEEDGVLEVDLEIKETKNQEEEVVIMPKLEINIPFSEALEQMPIYAKFMKYIISKKRSTNIDPIILTETCSVILQGMKIPVKKKDRGSVTIPCTIGDRKFKKALIDLGASVSLMPLSIYKKLCLDTVQGTRMTLQFVDHSVRWPYEIVEDVSVKIDKFVFLIEFVILEIPEDEEIPLILGKPFLEIGW; this comes from the exons ATGACAAATCCGCGTGAGCATAACAATGTTAACATTGTAGTGACCAGAAGTGGTAATTCAATTGAAGAACCAGAAGAAAACAATGCGGAGGAAGATGGGGTGTTAGAGGTcgatttagaaatcaaagaaACCAAGAACCAAGAGGAAGAAGTAGTGATAATGCCT aaACTTGAAATAAACATTCCATTTTCTGAAGCTCtagaacaaatgccaatatatgccaaattcatgaaatACATCATCTCCAAAAAGCGCTCCACAAATATAGACCCGATCATCCTAACTGAAACGTGTAGTGTCATTCTCCAAGGTATGAAAATTCCTGTGAAAAAGAAAGATAGAGGGTCGGTTACCATTccttgcactattggtgatagaaaattcaagaaggccCTGATTGATTTGGGAGCTAGTGTGAGTTTGATGCCACTGTCCATCTACAAAAAATTGTGCCTTGACACCGTTCAAGGCACTAGGATGACGCTTCAGTTTGTCGATCACTCAGTTAGGTGGCCCTATGAAATCGTGGAAGATGTTTCGGTAAAGATAGATAAGTTTGTATTTCTGATTGAATTTGTCATTCTTGAGATACCCGAAGATGAGGAGATCCCTCTCATATTGGGCAAACCATTTTTAGAGATAGGATGGTGA